ATGTGTTTGTATTGGGCGCCATCCGTTCGTCCTTTGTTAAAGCAGCAGGAAATATTCAGGCGCTGGAGGGCATTGACAACACCAAAGAAATAGAATCAAGCCGAATTATAAGCAAGGGCAAGGTGATTACGGTTTATATCAGAAACTATCGCGTCCATGCCAAAGACAGAGTGTTGGTAAGCGAGGGGATTCATAATTCACTGGTCATTGCGCACGACGAAGTGTGGGCCAATTTTATTGAAAGTTCAGAAATCCGCTGTCAAAAGGGGATCATTACCAATCATATTCGTGGAAAATCACGAATATTTTTGGGCCCCTCTTATATCAAAGAAGACGATGTGGATTCATTCCGTCATCAAATTCAATTAAGCGAAAAAAAATTAAAAAGCCAGGAGTTCGAGATTAAAGAGATAAAAGATCGACTGGAAAAGGAAAAGCAAACTTTGATGGGCTATTTTATGCGGTTAAAAGATGCCGGAAAAACCAGAGTGATGCTCGATAGTTCCATCATTCGTCTTTTTAACTCTTTAAAACTTACTTTTGAACAATACGAAGAAAGTGTGAAAAAATACGAAAGGTTATTCGCGGAATACCTGGCATATAAATCCTATCTCATTAACTGTCAACGGGCGATAAAAAATACCGCGCCTCCTTTTGTAAAGGTAATGGGGCGCATTGAACCGGGCGTGATTATTGCAACGCCGGCTCATGTGGTCAAGGTCTCTAAGCCCCTGGATCATGTATTAATTTTTATCGATCCGATTACCGGCCGGTTACGGTTTACCAATGATTTTAAGATGCTCTCAAACATATCTGAAAAAAGTTTTAATAAAATGTCCAATTATGTGCAGCAAACGGTTGAAAATGCATGAAAAAATTTGGGAGCCCAGAGATGCCATTGTCCCCGGAAGATAAAGAAATTATCATCGATTTTGTGAACGAAGGCCAGCAAGGACTTGAACGGGCAGAAGGCAATTTATTGAAGATTGAAGAAGCCGTGGCGGGCAGGGGGGAAATTGTCGGGGAATTTATTGATGAGCTTTTCAGAGTTTTTCATTCGATTAAAGGAAGCGCCGGGTTTTTAAAGTTCTCGCTCATTACTCGGCTAACGCATCACGCAGAATCCTTGCTTGATCACATCCGTAAACATCATACGCTGGTCAATAAACAACATACGGATATCCTGCTTGAGGTTTGTGATGAGTTAAGTCGTCTGTTTGACTATGTAAAACAACACTTTTCCGAGAGCGGATTTAGCGGTAATTTTGAAAATTTGATCGCGCGTCTTGAAACGTTGACCTCGGCTCTTAAGACAAGCGGCGATTTAACGGGAACTCCCCGGGAAGAACATCCAGCGGAGGCAAAACGCTCTTCTTTTAATTTAAAGGAATTTGAGATTACGGATGATTTGATCGTCCAGTTTGTGGCCGAAAGTACGGAACTGCTCGATGCGCTGGAACAGGATCTATTAAAGTTGGAAAAAGAACCGGCTAAGCAGGAGTTTTTAGAGAGTGCATTCCGAGCGCTGCATAGTTTGAAAGGCAATGCCGGCTATTTAAATTATCATGATATTGCCGAAGTTACGCATCAACTGGAAACCATTTTTGAAAGCGCCCGCAGCCATGAACTGCACCTTCAGCCCAAACAGGTTTCTCTGATCCTTAAAATCGTTGATTTTGTGCGGGCGGCTGTTCTTAATCTGGCAGAAGGGCAATCGCCCGCCATTCCCGGTAAATTGGGTTTGATCGATTTGATGAAAGAGATGATTCCCCAGCCTCAGCCGGCTGCACAAAGCGAACAAAATGACACAAAGCGTATTGCTCCTGATGCGCAAAAGAAAGACGAACATAAGCTTAATCAGGCTCTAACCCAGCTCGAGGCGCCGCAGACCAGCGCTAAAGCAAACGAGATGGTGCGCGTCGATGTGCAGAAGCTGGATCGTTTGATGGACCTGGTGGGCGAGATCGTCATTGCCGAATCCATGATTACGCACCATCCCGCGTTGAATCTTTCCGAATCGGAAGAGCTTGAGCAGGCCGTTGCCTACCTGCAAAGAAACATCCGCGAACTGCAAGATATTGCCACCTCCATGCGCATGATTCCTTTGAACGGCCTCTTTGGCAAGATGCGCCGTCTGGTGCGAGATATTTCTTTAAAAAAAGAAAAAAAAGTGGAGCTCGAAATCGTCGGCGGCCATACGGAGGTGGATCGTTCCATTATTGAGCATCTTTCCGATCCGCTGGTACACATCCTCAGAAATGCCATCGATCATGGAATTGAACCGGAAGCAGAACGCGTTGCACAGGGTAAATCGGCTGCCGGCCATCTTGTGTTGCGCGCCGACCGCGTGGGTGGAGAGGTCTGGATAGAGGTAAAAGACGACGGTCGCGGGCTGGATAAAGAAAAGATATTAAAACAGGCCAGAAAACGAGGGCTGGTCAACGAAAACAAACAGAGCCTGACAGAAGAAGAGATTTATAACCTAATTTTTATGCCAGGCTTTTCCACCGCTGAAAAAATCACCAATATTTCCGGCCGCGGCGTGGGCATGGATGTTGTTAAAAAAAATGTGGAAAAAATTCGGGGACACATCTCCATTGCCTCTCAATCGGGAAGGGGGACGACCATCCGCTTGAAAATTCCGCTTACCACGGCAATTATTGACGCCATGTTGTTGCGCGTAAGCGATACCATCTACGCCATTCCCATTCTGGATATTCGCGAATCGCTACGCGTGCACAAACAGCAGGTAATGGACCTGATCGATGGGCAGGAAATCATTAAAGTGCGCGATGAAATCATCCCTGTGATTCGCCTGGAACAATTACATAACCTTCAGGCAGGCGTGCGGGCAATCGATGAAGGCATTGTAGTGGTGACACAAACCCAGCAGCAGACCGTCGGCTTTTGGGTGGAAGAGATCATCGGGCAGCAACAGGTGGTCATCAAGCCTGTGCCAGACTACCTGGGAAGATTAGAAGGCGTTTCTGGCTGCGCCATTTTAGGCGATGGCAATATCTGTTTTATCCTCGATTTAGCCATTCTGATTAAGCTGGCGGAGACGATTAAAATTTAATATGGAGGGCTTTGCATGGTAGAAAATGAAGTTACAGCCGTAAGGGAAGAAGAAACGCAAAAAGATAAATATCTCTGCTTTCAACTGGATGATGCGGAATACGCGCTGGCCATTCGCCATGTAGTGGAAATTATCGGCATTCAGCGAATAACGACTATTCCGGATGTTCCTCCATATATCCGGGGTGTGATTAACTTGCGGGGCAAAATTATTCCGGTGATCGACGTCAGGATGCGCTTCCAGCTCGATGAGCGGGACTATGACGACCGTACATGCATCATCGTGGTGAGTATCAACGACAAAAGTGTGGGACTCATTGTGGATACGGTCAATGAAGTGTTGAATATCCCGCCGGCGCAAATTCAGGATCCCCCAAAAATCAAAAAAGGATCGCAAAACCGCTTT
This sequence is a window from Caldithrix abyssi DSM 13497. Protein-coding genes within it:
- a CDS encoding FapA family protein — its product is MNNKKQIDEGLRIISLMDGKLILAEKLRETITSGELLAVLKRAGITEGILPGCFPLLGRTDIVQIPVARAFYRDEPPVFNVAFGLEAFESQILEDILAGRPFDTFEEKFSVKRNTVLLSVQKPFTKILKYPDGHIEKKCNLNLKNYDIFCGKNTSVYQNSIVALIDGSAHRTKDGKVHVYPVLTVKGMGEIHGKVDEEIAFKVTGDIHSNSYLESPSNVFVLGAIRSSFVKAAGNIQALEGIDNTKEIESSRIISKGKVITVYIRNYRVHAKDRVLVSEGIHNSLVIAHDEVWANFIESSEIRCQKGIITNHIRGKSRIFLGPSYIKEDDVDSFRHQIQLSEKKLKSQEFEIKEIKDRLEKEKQTLMGYFMRLKDAGKTRVMLDSSIIRLFNSLKLTFEQYEESVKKYERLFAEYLAYKSYLINCQRAIKNTAPPFVKVMGRIEPGVIIATPAHVVKVSKPLDHVLIFIDPITGRLRFTNDFKMLSNISEKSFNKMSNYVQQTVENA
- a CDS encoding chemotaxis protein CheW, translated to MPLSPEDKEIIIDFVNEGQQGLERAEGNLLKIEEAVAGRGEIVGEFIDELFRVFHSIKGSAGFLKFSLITRLTHHAESLLDHIRKHHTLVNKQHTDILLEVCDELSRLFDYVKQHFSESGFSGNFENLIARLETLTSALKTSGDLTGTPREEHPAEAKRSSFNLKEFEITDDLIVQFVAESTELLDALEQDLLKLEKEPAKQEFLESAFRALHSLKGNAGYLNYHDIAEVTHQLETIFESARSHELHLQPKQVSLILKIVDFVRAAVLNLAEGQSPAIPGKLGLIDLMKEMIPQPQPAAQSEQNDTKRIAPDAQKKDEHKLNQALTQLEAPQTSAKANEMVRVDVQKLDRLMDLVGEIVIAESMITHHPALNLSESEELEQAVAYLQRNIRELQDIATSMRMIPLNGLFGKMRRLVRDISLKKEKKVELEIVGGHTEVDRSIIEHLSDPLVHILRNAIDHGIEPEAERVAQGKSAAGHLVLRADRVGGEVWIEVKDDGRGLDKEKILKQARKRGLVNENKQSLTEEEIYNLIFMPGFSTAEKITNISGRGVGMDVVKKNVEKIRGHISIASQSGRGTTIRLKIPLTTAIIDAMLLRVSDTIYAIPILDIRESLRVHKQQVMDLIDGQEIIKVRDEIIPVIRLEQLHNLQAGVRAIDEGIVVVTQTQQQTVGFWVEEIIGQQQVVIKPVPDYLGRLEGVSGCAILGDGNICFILDLAILIKLAETIKI
- a CDS encoding chemotaxis protein CheW; protein product: MVENEVTAVREEETQKDKYLCFQLDDAEYALAIRHVVEIIGIQRITTIPDVPPYIRGVINLRGKIIPVIDVRMRFQLDERDYDDRTCIIVVSINDKSVGLIVDTVNEVLNIPPAQIQDPPKIKKGSQNRFIAGLARVGDSVKIIINMEKFLFEEEMEGINKKEAVLS